In the genome of Bos mutus isolate GX-2022 chromosome 20, NWIPB_WYAK_1.1, whole genome shotgun sequence, one region contains:
- the SPZ1 gene encoding spermatogenic leucine zipper protein 1 has translation MEVPTLSKTLKPPDLNEESLDPGIMIALFEIGSIPPVSCSSLPSLKSSDHEATEQRIAKKFESLLKEIKDIVKHVTSYEQKVTETKEPFKETNMFEVSELREKIIELDEINKELVKKLLASLDLGKKENAKKQEMRLDNQNSEDTVQDCSGDLVNCSKGQKALPETQLSKEKAKHGFPHIQEENIRLRNNMERLLQEAEHWSVEHTELSKLIKSYQKSQNDIKTLKNNGTHSPTQTNNESAKQELEEQVKRLKEDTYSLHLIATLLENECQILEQRVELLDELHHPKEEPLQGEPMQINHEQSDKEQKLPEAEKVKIHEKNMPEVEGTFHKRDQFFTSLDICHNKKAHNNQFNTHIAKRALVVKRPASSLS, from the coding sequence ATGGAAGTGCCCACCCTCTCCAAAACACTTAAGCCTCCTGATCTCAATGAAGAGTCTTTGGACCCTGGGATTATGATTGCCTTATTTGAAATTGGATCAATTCCCCCAGTTTCTTGCAGTTCTCTTCCTTCACTAAAAAGTAGTGACCACGAAGCAACTGAACAGCGAATTGCAAAGAAGTTTGAAAGCctcttaaaagaaattaaagatattgTTAAACATGTGACAAGTTATGAACAGAAGGTCACAGAAACAAAAGAACCTTTTAAGGAAACCAATATGTTTGAGGTGTCAGAACTTAGAGAAAAAATCATAGAActtgatgaaataaataaagaactAGTGAAAAAACTGCTTGCTAGTTTGGACctagggaaaaaagagaatgcaaagaaacaggagatGAGGTTGGACAACCAGAACTCTGAGGACACAGTGCAAGACTGTTCAGGGGATTTGGTAAATTGTTCAAAAGGACAAAAAGCCCTTCCTGAAACTCAGCTAAGTAAGGAAAAAGCAAAGCACGGATTCCCTCACATTCAAGAAGAAAATATCAGACTGAGGAACAACATGGAGCGGTTACTACAAGaagcagaacactggagtgtggaACATACTGAGCTCAGCAAACTAATAAAATCCTATCAGAAATCTCAGAATGACatcaaaactcttaaaaataatggCACCCATTCCCCAACTCAAACAAATAATGAGTCAGCTAAGCAAGAGCTGGAGGAACAAGTGAAGAGATTGAAAGAAGACACATATTCATTGCATTTGATTGCAACCTTGCTGGAGAATGAATGCCAAATCTTAGAGCAGAGAGTAGAACTGCTTGATGAACTCCATCATCCGAAGGAAGAACCTCTACAAGGGGAGCCAATGCAAATAAATCATGAGCAGAGCGACAAGGAACAGAAGCTACCAGAGGCAGAGAAGGTCAAAATACATGAGAAAAACATGCCAGAAGTGGAAGGTACATTTCACAAAAGAGATCAGTTCTTTACAAGCCTGGATATTTGTCATAATAAGAAAGCTCATAATAACCAGTTCAATACTCATATTGCAAAAAGAGCTCTTGTGGTAAAGAGGCCAGCTAGCAGCTTAAgttaa